A region from the Coffea eugenioides isolate CCC68of unplaced genomic scaffold, Ceug_1.0 ScVebR1_1942;HRSCAF=2883, whole genome shotgun sequence genome encodes:
- the LOC113756072 gene encoding uncharacterized protein LOC113756072: MEEAGVLDVGFSGASFTWSNNRRGRARVSKRLDRFLINGSCLDLSDVISVLHLPRHPSDHAPLKITFSDRSDNSPRPFRFLNVWTSKPELLDVIRQAWNQDVSRSPLRVLCSKLLAMRRAIHTWNKQHFGNIFDVVCSAEVVVKQAEESMDQYASEELQVELSKAQAELRNALLIEEQFWSQKARAKWLKQGDRNSKYFHAVNGIWVDTNADIATEAISYFSNLFTGYLESSSDMRHMILHMISEEENRKLEEVPSIEEIHRVLKSMDGDSAAGPNGFT, from the exons ATGGAAGAGGCAGGGGTTTTGGATGTTGGCTTTTCAGGAGCTAGTTTCACGTGGTCTAATAATCGGAGAGGTAGAGCTCGGGTTTCAAAGAGATTGGATAGATTTTTAATTAATGGGTCTTGTTTGGATCTCTCAGACGTGATTTCTGTACTCCATTTGCCAAGACATCCCTCGGATCATGCACCATTGAAAATTACTTTTTCTGATCGATCAGACAATAGTCCACGACCTTTCAGATTTTTGAATGTCTGGACAAGCAAACCAGAACTATTGGATGTGATTCGACAGGCTTGGAATCAAGATGTGAGTAGATCTCCGCTACGTGTTTTGTGCTCTAAATTATTGGCAATGAGGAGGGCTATTCATACATGGAACAAGCAACATTTTGGGAATATATTTGATGTTGTATGTTCTGCGGAAGTGGTGGTCAAACAAGCAGAAGAATCGATGGATCAATATGCATCGGAGGAACTTCAGGTTGAGCTCAGTAAGGCTCAGGCAGAGTTGCGGAATGCATTGTTAATAGAAGAGCAATTTTGGAGCCAAAAAGCCAGGGCAAAATGGCTTAAACAGGGAGATCGCAATTCAAAGTATTTCCATGCGGTT AACGGAATTTGGGTGGACACCAATGCTGATATAGCAACTGAGGCCATATCATATTTCTCTAATCTCTTCACTGGCTATCTTGAGTCATCTTCTGATATGCGACATATGATTCTGCACATGATATCGGAAGAGGAAAATAGAAAATTGGAAGAAGTGCCTTCGATTGAAGAGATTCATCGAGTCCTGAAGTCAATGGATGGGGATAGTGCTGCTGGCCCCAATGGCTTCACAG